A single genomic interval of Microbacterium oleivorans harbors:
- a CDS encoding FMN-binding protein has translation MIRTTAVPRSLRVTAAAASVAGLALLAGCAGQAEAEQPASGSAPETTSPTTEGTSGSTGSAGTAGSAYADGSYTAEGTYQTPEGPETITVTLTIASDAVTDVEVTGEPTRRESRQYQAEFIGGIDDLVIGKSLDEVEVDRVAGSSLTSGGFNAAVEEIRTDAAA, from the coding sequence ATGATCCGCACCACTGCCGTACCCCGTTCGCTGCGCGTCACCGCTGCCGCCGCATCCGTCGCCGGTCTCGCCCTGCTCGCCGGGTGCGCCGGTCAGGCCGAAGCCGAGCAGCCGGCATCGGGCTCCGCACCCGAGACGACGTCGCCCACGACCGAGGGCACGAGCGGATCCACCGGCTCCGCGGGCACCGCGGGCAGCGCCTACGCCGACGGTTCGTACACCGCCGAGGGCACCTACCAGACGCCGGAGGGGCCCGAGACGATCACAGTCACCCTGACGATCGCCTCCGATGCCGTGACCGACGTCGAGGTGACGGGTGAGCCCACCCGCCGTGAGAGCCGTCAGTACCAGGCGGAGTTCATCGGGGGCATCGATGACCTCGTGATCGGCAAGAGCCTCGACGAGGTCGAGGTGGATCGGGTCGCCGGGTCCTCACTCACCAGCGGCGGCTTCAACGCGGCGGTGGAGGAGATCCGAACCGACGCTGCGGCATGA
- a CDS encoding FAD:protein FMN transferase, translating into MSVSTLASHRWEFDAIGTAWRVDSAAPLTGDDRAAVSSVVDGFDREWSRFRPDSLVRQIAAGGSVAAPPDAAAMLGLYDALDRATGGSVNPLVGDALARRGYDAAYSLLDRGAEPAPGDWRELVQAADGSLTLRGPAIIDVGAIGKGRLVDLVLGVLRSRVEGWLVVDASGDLAVDGVAQRIALEHPYDARRAIGVWTLAAGALCASATNRRAWGDGLHHVLDARTGHPVREYAATWAVAADAMTADAVATALFFEGGPRFAAARGAAWVRMRTDGPVEWSPHCEAELFV; encoded by the coding sequence ATGAGCGTGTCCACGCTCGCATCGCATCGATGGGAGTTCGACGCGATCGGGACCGCGTGGCGCGTCGACAGTGCGGCACCTCTCACGGGCGACGATCGGGCGGCCGTATCGTCCGTGGTCGACGGTTTCGACCGCGAGTGGTCGAGGTTCCGCCCGGACTCCCTCGTGCGGCAGATCGCCGCCGGGGGGTCGGTGGCCGCTCCGCCGGACGCAGCGGCGATGCTCGGCCTATACGACGCCCTCGATCGCGCCACGGGCGGCTCGGTCAATCCGCTGGTGGGGGATGCGCTCGCTCGTCGTGGCTACGACGCGGCTTACTCCCTCCTCGATCGGGGTGCCGAGCCCGCGCCCGGTGATTGGCGCGAGCTGGTCCAGGCCGCTGATGGGTCGCTGACGCTGCGCGGGCCCGCCATCATCGATGTCGGAGCGATCGGCAAGGGGCGGCTCGTCGACCTCGTGCTCGGCGTGCTCCGCTCCCGCGTCGAGGGATGGCTGGTCGTCGACGCCAGCGGCGACCTCGCGGTCGACGGCGTAGCGCAGCGCATCGCCTTGGAGCACCCCTACGACGCCCGTCGGGCGATCGGCGTGTGGACGCTCGCGGCCGGTGCCCTGTGCGCATCGGCAACCAATCGCCGTGCCTGGGGCGATGGTCTTCATCACGTTCTCGATGCCCGCACCGGCCACCCGGTGCGGGAGTATGCGGCGACCTGGGCCGTCGCGGCCGACGCGATGACGGCGGATGCCGTCGCCACCGCCCTGTTCTTCGAGGGTGGGCCGCGCTTCGCGGCCGCCCGGGGGGCCGCGTGGGTGCGGATGCGCACCGACGGCCCCGTCGAATGGTCACCTCACTGCGAAGCGGAGCTGTTCGTATGA